A DNA window from Drosophila pseudoobscura strain MV-25-SWS-2005 chromosome 2, UCI_Dpse_MV25, whole genome shotgun sequence contains the following coding sequences:
- the RhoGAP100F gene encoding rho GTPase-activating protein 100F isoform X11, translating into MQWKKKFTRLKAATGNSRVRRMLCCGRRKENGRSVPDVTASPGRAPPGPLPANQLSSLGNQQHGNQQQHQQQQQHHGNQQQQHHGNQHQNRGQSGSISNAGKDPVLLQGDFRKVSGISSEIFRQIEAVENDHDPNTAAALDAVERRGEMIVRILEPRCMGSKQAVDAAHKLMNKADGRHTVQLVEIVKRPGQTLGLYIREGNGADRTDGVFISRIALESAVYNSGCLRVGDEILAVNLVDVTHMSLDDVVIIMSIPRRLVLAIRQRRGNRGTNSPGPPTLSRPEQKPPPVVVIKRDLRDEDLDETDRMQRPRSSRERRTGSDGREMTESRSRLGLGLNNYSPQSEQLDMYYNSRGGGGGHGGGGGMPVNAMGEPPNWGYKPPPPPSSVITEQPTKGHAFAPSHAYYQNAGTLESLAEKVHAFYPGAPGQPVGQSRRMSTGTGNVGLSQQHARFPRSGSDQHLPRVEYADYSNSLGRHSLLRSSLKPGTGAPMPVGVGGTLGRYGRYDQQRASTVSKYGPPAAGAQSLTRRSRPNLDYSSDTEATIGPRPSYYYYNRPAIGSMPRGGGGHVSGGAAATAALLASAADLNKFNSLPRERPGVRLQGIRTRISDRLVDENDGNTSAPEFDVRRGRDLRQRITASPSIFTADEYRAWLRRAPSSSAIAEQMRMTRDLFAQPRSQRFSCSAENIHDALRNTESIYSSRTGILGAGTLDRNMGLTRPISALPVRSMSSQHIGGAGSIRSPSIRRMRQLLELSAGPASPSGSIMSTGGHQSPAPTPSATLPRQHRQIDINPAEFAKYKLDKPIVDIGGVSGMLWIHLLAGRGLRTAPEGAGAQPGAPPGQTRDLYCVIECDRVHKARTVVRSGDLQFDWDGSFELDLVGNKQLDVLVYSWDPQHRHKLCYRGAISLSAILRQSPLHQLALKVEPRGTIYIRMRHTDPLALYKRRGLPSLRAGYPTLFGADLETVVNRESKGAPGCAPVPIVLRRCVEEVERRGLDIIGLYRLCGSATKKRLLREAFERNSRAVELSPEHVPDINVITGVLKDYLRELPEPLFTRCLFQMTVDALAVCLPDDPEGNAKLMLSILDCLPRANRATLVFLLDHLSLVVSNSERNKMSAQALATVMGPPLMLHSASAQPGADIDHAQPIAVLKYLLQIWPQPQAQHQQLAQHMGGATGSMMSGLATAGSMSNMAGVASDRSARRVNRAAWKQSQCVASGQTATSTAAAAAAHGGGQPPALVHFALSIGGISGLSNSRPIATATSRHTLPRQ; encoded by the exons GAGAATGGAAGATCAGTTCCTGATGTTACCGCCAGCCCGGGACGCGCCCCACCCGGACCGCTGCCCGCCAACCAGCTGTCCTCGCTGGGCAACCAGCAGCACggcaaccagcagcagcaccagcagcagcagcagcaccatggcaaccagcagcagcagcaccatggCAACCAGCACCAGAATCGCGGACAGAGCGGCAGCATCTCGAATGCCGGCAAGGATccggtgctgctgcagggCGACTTCCGCAAGGTCAGCGGCATCAGCTCGGAGATCTTTCGCCAGATAGAGGCCGTCGAGAATGACCACGACCCGAATACGGCGGCGGCCCTGGACGCGGTGGAGCGTCGCGGCGAGATGATTGTCCGCATCCTGGAGCCGCGCTGCATGGGCAGCAAGCAGGCGGTGGATGCCGCCCACAAGCTGATGAACAAGGCCGACGGCAGGCACACAGTCCAGCTGGTGGAGATCGTCAAGCGGCCCGGACAGACGCTGGGCCTGTACATACGCGAGGGCAACGGGGCCGACCGCACTGATGGCGTCTTCATTTCCCGCATTGCCCTGGAGTCGGCGGTCTACAACAGCGGTTGCCTGAGG GTGGGCGATGAAATCCTGGCCGTCAATCTGGTGGACGTGACCCACATGTCGCTGGACGATGTTGTCATCATCATGTCAATTCCACGCCGCCTGGTGCTGGCCATCCGCCAGCGACGTGGCAATCGCGGCACAAACTCTCCCGGACCGCCGACGCTGTCGCGACCGGAGCAGAAGCCGCCGCCGGTGGTGGTGATCAAACGGGATCTCAGGGACGAGGATCTGGACGAGACGGATCGCATGCAGAGGCCGCGCTCATCACGTGAAAGACGTACAGGTA GTGATGGCCGCGAGATGACCGAGTCGCGCTCCaggctgggcctgggcctcaACAACTACAGTCCGCAGTCGGAGCAGCTGGACATGTACTACAACTCCCgcggtggcggcggaggcCATGGCGGGGGCGGTGGCATGCCCGTCAATGCCATGGGCGAGCCACCCAACTGGGGCTACaagccgccgccaccgccctCGTCGGTGATCACGGAGCAGCCCACAAAGGGCCACGCCTTTGCGCCCTCGCATGCGTACTACCAGAACGCGGGAACGCTGGAAAGCCTGGCGGAAAAGGTGCATGCCTTCTACCCGGGTGCGCCCGGACAGCCAGTGGGTCAGTCGCGTCGCATGTCCACAGGAACCGGAAACGTGGGACTTTCCCAGCAGCACGCGCGCTTCCCGCGCTCCGGATCGGATCAGCATTTGCCGCGAGTGGAGTACGCCGACTACTCCAACTCCCTGGGTCGCCACTCGCTGCTACGCTCCAGCCTGAAGCCCGGCACCGGGGCTCCCATGCCCGTGGGCGTGGGTGGAACGCTGGGCCGCTACGGGCGCTATGATCAGCAGCGTGCCAGCACGGTCTCCAAGTACGGACCGCCGGCTGCCGGAGCCCAGTCGCTGACGCGTCGCTCCCGACCCAATCTGGACTACTCCAGTGACACGGAGGCCACGATCGGACCGCGTCCCAGCTACTACTACTACAACAGGCCCGCCATTGGCAGCATGCCGCGAGGTGGCGGTGGCCACGTGagcggaggagcagctgccacGGCTGCCCTGCTGGCAAGCGCCGCAGATCTCAACAAGTTCAACTCGCTGCCCAGGGAACGACCCGGCGTTAGGCTGCAGGGCATCCGCACCAGAATCAGCGATCGGCTGGTGGACGAGAACGATGGCAACACCTCGGCGCCGGAGTTCGATGTGCGACGAGGCAGAGATCTCCGGCAGCGCATCACCGCCAGTCCCTCGATCTTCACGGCGGACGAGTACCGCGCCTGGCTCCGCCGGGCTCCCAGCAGCTCTGCCATTGCGGAACAGATGCGAATGACGCGCGACTTGTTTGCCCAGCCGCGATCGCAGCGGTTCTCCTGCAGCGCCGAGAACATCCACGACGCATTGAGGAAT ACGGAGAGCATCTACTCGAGTAGAACGGGCATACTCGGAGCTGGCACCCTCGATCGCAATATGGGCCTAACGCGGCCCATTTCCGCACTGCCTGTGCGTTCCATGTCCTCGCAGCACATCGGTGGGGCAGGCTCCATACGCTCGCCCAGCATACGACGCATGCGACAGCTGCTAGAACTGTCCGCTGGCCCGGCCAGTCCTAGTGGCAGCATCATGAGCACCGGCGGCCACCAGAGTCCAGCACCGACGCCCAGCGCCACGTTGCCCCGTCAGCACCGCCAGATCGACATCAATCCGGCCGAGTTTGCCAAGTACAAGCTGGACAAGCCCATAGTGGACATTGGTGGGGTGTCGGGCATGTTGTGGATCCATCTGTTGGCGGGTCGAGGCCTGCGAACCGCTCCTGAGGGAGCCGGGGCCCAACCTGGGGCGCCACCTGGCCAGACCAGGGATCTGTACTGCGTGATCGAGTGCGATCGCGTGCACAAGGCACGCACGGTGGTTCGATCCGGGGATCTGCAGTTCGACTGGGACGGGTCCTTCGAGCTTGACTTGGTCGGGAACAAACAGCTGGATGTCCTGGTCTACTCGTGGGATCCCCAGCACCGGCACAAGCTCTGCTATCGGGGAGCCATTTCGCTGTCGGCCATCCTACGGCAGTCGCCGCTGCACCAGCTGGCCCTCAAGGTGGAGCCGCGGGGCACCATCTACATCCGCATGCGGCACACTGATCCCCTGGCCCTGTACAAGAGGCGTGGTCTGCCCAGCCTGAGGGCCGGCTATCCGACGCTGTTCGGCGCCGACCTGGAGACGGTCGTCAACCGGGAGTCTAAGGGGGCCCCGGGCTGTGCCCCAGTGCCAATTGTGCTACGGCGCTgcgtggaggaggtggagcgACGTGGGCTCGATATAATCGGGCTGTATCGACTGTGCGGCTCGGCCACCAAGAAGCGTCTGCTGCGCGAGGCCTTCGAGCGCAACAGCCGTGCCGTGGAATTGAGCCCGGAACATGTTCCTGACATCAATGTCATCACCGGTGTGCTCAAGGACTACCTCAGGGAGCTGCCGGAGCCGCTGTTCACGCGCTGCCTCTTCCAGATGACAGTAGACGCCTTGG CTGTCTGCCTGCCAGATGACCCCGAGGGCAATGCAAAACTGATGCTTAGCATCCTCGATTGCCTGCCCAGGGCGAACAGG GCCACTCTTGTATTCCTGCTCGACCACCTGTCGCTGGTCGTTTCCAACTCTGAGCGCAACAAGATGTCCGCCCAGGCGCTGGCCACGGTGATGGGCCCACCGCTGATGCTGCATTCGGCCAGCGCACAGCCGGGCGCTGACATCGATCACGCCCAGCCGATCGCAGTGCTCAAATATCTGCTGCAGATCTGGCCACAGCCGCAGgcgcagcatcagcagctggCACAGCACATGGGCGGCGCAACGGGCTCGATGATGAGCGGCCTGGCCACGGCCGGCAGTATGAGCAACATGGCCGGCGTTGCTTCAG ACAGGTCGGCGCGGCGAGTCAACAGGGCAGCGTGGAAGCAAAGTCAGTGCGTTGCCAGCGGACAGACAGCAACTTctactgcagcagcagcagcagctcatgGCGGCGGGCAACCTCCTGCGCTCGTCCACTTCG CCCTATCAATTGGCGGGATCAGTGGGCTCAGCAATTCCCGACCAatcgccactgccacttccagGCACACCCTCCCCAGGCAGTAG
- the RhoGAP100F gene encoding rho GTPase-activating protein 100F isoform X9, giving the protein MQWKKKFTRLKAATGNSRVRRMLCCGRRKENGRSVPDVTASPGRAPPGPLPANQLSSLGNQQHGNQQQHQQQQQHHGNQQQQHHGNQHQNRGQSGSISNAGKDPVLLQGDFRKVSGISSEIFRQIEAVENDHDPNTAAALDAVERRGEMIVRILEPRCMGSKQAVDAAHKLMNKADGRHTVQLVEIVKRPGQTLGLYIREGNGADRTDGVFISRIALESAVYNSGCLRVGDEILAVNLVDVTHMSLDDVVIIMSIPRRLVLAIRQRRGNRGTNSPGPPTLSRPEQKPPPVVVIKRDLRDEDLDETDRMQRPRSSRERRTGSDGREMTESRSRLGLGLNNYSPQSEQLDMYYNSRGGGGGHGGGGGMPVNAMGEPPNWGYKPPPPPSSVITEQPTKGHAFAPSHAYYQNAGTLESLAEKVHAFYPGAPGQPVGQSRRMSTGTGNVGLSQQHARFPRSGSDQHLPRVEYADYSNSLGRHSLLRSSLKPGTGAPMPVGVGGTLGRYGRYDQQRASTVSKYGPPAAGAQSLTRRSRPNLDYSSDTEATIGPRPSYYYYNRPAIGSMPRGGGGHVSGGAAATAALLASAADLNKFNSLPRERPGVRLQGIRTRISDRLVDENDGNTSAPEFDVRRGRDLRQRITASPSIFTADEYRAWLRRAPSSSAIAEQMRMTRDLFAQPRSQRFSCSAENIHDALRNTESIYSSRTGILGAGTLDRNMGLTRPISALPVRSMSSQHIGGAGSIRSPSIRRMRQLLELSAGPASPSGSIMSTGGHQSPAPTPSATLPRQHRQIDINPAEFAKYKLDKPIVDIGGVSGMLWIHLLAGRGLRTAPEGAGAQPGAPPGQTRDLYCVIECDRVHKARTVVRSGDLQFDWDGSFELDLVGNKQLDVLVYSWDPQHRHKLCYRGAISLSAILRQSPLHQLALKVEPRGTIYIRMRHTDPLALYKRRGLPSLRAGYPTLFGADLETVVNRESKGAPGCAPVPIVLRRCVEEVERRGLDIIGLYRLCGSATKKRLLREAFERNSRAVELSPEHVPDINVITGVLKDYLRELPEPLFTRCLFQMTVDALAVCLPDDPEGNAKLMLSILDCLPRANRATLVFLLDHLSLVVSNSERNKMSAQALATVMGPPLMLHSASAQPGADIDHAQPIAVLKYLLQIWPQPQAQHQQLAQHMGGATGSMMSGLATAGSMSNMAGVASDRSARRVNRAAWKQSQCVASGQTATSTAAAAAAHGGGQPPALVHFGNQHTLPRPSSALSHSQQSSVSISSGSVSSIASSLATSGATALSIGGISGLSNSRPIATATSRHTLPRQ; this is encoded by the exons GAGAATGGAAGATCAGTTCCTGATGTTACCGCCAGCCCGGGACGCGCCCCACCCGGACCGCTGCCCGCCAACCAGCTGTCCTCGCTGGGCAACCAGCAGCACggcaaccagcagcagcaccagcagcagcagcagcaccatggcaaccagcagcagcagcaccatggCAACCAGCACCAGAATCGCGGACAGAGCGGCAGCATCTCGAATGCCGGCAAGGATccggtgctgctgcagggCGACTTCCGCAAGGTCAGCGGCATCAGCTCGGAGATCTTTCGCCAGATAGAGGCCGTCGAGAATGACCACGACCCGAATACGGCGGCGGCCCTGGACGCGGTGGAGCGTCGCGGCGAGATGATTGTCCGCATCCTGGAGCCGCGCTGCATGGGCAGCAAGCAGGCGGTGGATGCCGCCCACAAGCTGATGAACAAGGCCGACGGCAGGCACACAGTCCAGCTGGTGGAGATCGTCAAGCGGCCCGGACAGACGCTGGGCCTGTACATACGCGAGGGCAACGGGGCCGACCGCACTGATGGCGTCTTCATTTCCCGCATTGCCCTGGAGTCGGCGGTCTACAACAGCGGTTGCCTGAGG GTGGGCGATGAAATCCTGGCCGTCAATCTGGTGGACGTGACCCACATGTCGCTGGACGATGTTGTCATCATCATGTCAATTCCACGCCGCCTGGTGCTGGCCATCCGCCAGCGACGTGGCAATCGCGGCACAAACTCTCCCGGACCGCCGACGCTGTCGCGACCGGAGCAGAAGCCGCCGCCGGTGGTGGTGATCAAACGGGATCTCAGGGACGAGGATCTGGACGAGACGGATCGCATGCAGAGGCCGCGCTCATCACGTGAAAGACGTACAGGTA GTGATGGCCGCGAGATGACCGAGTCGCGCTCCaggctgggcctgggcctcaACAACTACAGTCCGCAGTCGGAGCAGCTGGACATGTACTACAACTCCCgcggtggcggcggaggcCATGGCGGGGGCGGTGGCATGCCCGTCAATGCCATGGGCGAGCCACCCAACTGGGGCTACaagccgccgccaccgccctCGTCGGTGATCACGGAGCAGCCCACAAAGGGCCACGCCTTTGCGCCCTCGCATGCGTACTACCAGAACGCGGGAACGCTGGAAAGCCTGGCGGAAAAGGTGCATGCCTTCTACCCGGGTGCGCCCGGACAGCCAGTGGGTCAGTCGCGTCGCATGTCCACAGGAACCGGAAACGTGGGACTTTCCCAGCAGCACGCGCGCTTCCCGCGCTCCGGATCGGATCAGCATTTGCCGCGAGTGGAGTACGCCGACTACTCCAACTCCCTGGGTCGCCACTCGCTGCTACGCTCCAGCCTGAAGCCCGGCACCGGGGCTCCCATGCCCGTGGGCGTGGGTGGAACGCTGGGCCGCTACGGGCGCTATGATCAGCAGCGTGCCAGCACGGTCTCCAAGTACGGACCGCCGGCTGCCGGAGCCCAGTCGCTGACGCGTCGCTCCCGACCCAATCTGGACTACTCCAGTGACACGGAGGCCACGATCGGACCGCGTCCCAGCTACTACTACTACAACAGGCCCGCCATTGGCAGCATGCCGCGAGGTGGCGGTGGCCACGTGagcggaggagcagctgccacGGCTGCCCTGCTGGCAAGCGCCGCAGATCTCAACAAGTTCAACTCGCTGCCCAGGGAACGACCCGGCGTTAGGCTGCAGGGCATCCGCACCAGAATCAGCGATCGGCTGGTGGACGAGAACGATGGCAACACCTCGGCGCCGGAGTTCGATGTGCGACGAGGCAGAGATCTCCGGCAGCGCATCACCGCCAGTCCCTCGATCTTCACGGCGGACGAGTACCGCGCCTGGCTCCGCCGGGCTCCCAGCAGCTCTGCCATTGCGGAACAGATGCGAATGACGCGCGACTTGTTTGCCCAGCCGCGATCGCAGCGGTTCTCCTGCAGCGCCGAGAACATCCACGACGCATTGAGGAAT ACGGAGAGCATCTACTCGAGTAGAACGGGCATACTCGGAGCTGGCACCCTCGATCGCAATATGGGCCTAACGCGGCCCATTTCCGCACTGCCTGTGCGTTCCATGTCCTCGCAGCACATCGGTGGGGCAGGCTCCATACGCTCGCCCAGCATACGACGCATGCGACAGCTGCTAGAACTGTCCGCTGGCCCGGCCAGTCCTAGTGGCAGCATCATGAGCACCGGCGGCCACCAGAGTCCAGCACCGACGCCCAGCGCCACGTTGCCCCGTCAGCACCGCCAGATCGACATCAATCCGGCCGAGTTTGCCAAGTACAAGCTGGACAAGCCCATAGTGGACATTGGTGGGGTGTCGGGCATGTTGTGGATCCATCTGTTGGCGGGTCGAGGCCTGCGAACCGCTCCTGAGGGAGCCGGGGCCCAACCTGGGGCGCCACCTGGCCAGACCAGGGATCTGTACTGCGTGATCGAGTGCGATCGCGTGCACAAGGCACGCACGGTGGTTCGATCCGGGGATCTGCAGTTCGACTGGGACGGGTCCTTCGAGCTTGACTTGGTCGGGAACAAACAGCTGGATGTCCTGGTCTACTCGTGGGATCCCCAGCACCGGCACAAGCTCTGCTATCGGGGAGCCATTTCGCTGTCGGCCATCCTACGGCAGTCGCCGCTGCACCAGCTGGCCCTCAAGGTGGAGCCGCGGGGCACCATCTACATCCGCATGCGGCACACTGATCCCCTGGCCCTGTACAAGAGGCGTGGTCTGCCCAGCCTGAGGGCCGGCTATCCGACGCTGTTCGGCGCCGACCTGGAGACGGTCGTCAACCGGGAGTCTAAGGGGGCCCCGGGCTGTGCCCCAGTGCCAATTGTGCTACGGCGCTgcgtggaggaggtggagcgACGTGGGCTCGATATAATCGGGCTGTATCGACTGTGCGGCTCGGCCACCAAGAAGCGTCTGCTGCGCGAGGCCTTCGAGCGCAACAGCCGTGCCGTGGAATTGAGCCCGGAACATGTTCCTGACATCAATGTCATCACCGGTGTGCTCAAGGACTACCTCAGGGAGCTGCCGGAGCCGCTGTTCACGCGCTGCCTCTTCCAGATGACAGTAGACGCCTTGG CTGTCTGCCTGCCAGATGACCCCGAGGGCAATGCAAAACTGATGCTTAGCATCCTCGATTGCCTGCCCAGGGCGAACAGG GCCACTCTTGTATTCCTGCTCGACCACCTGTCGCTGGTCGTTTCCAACTCTGAGCGCAACAAGATGTCCGCCCAGGCGCTGGCCACGGTGATGGGCCCACCGCTGATGCTGCATTCGGCCAGCGCACAGCCGGGCGCTGACATCGATCACGCCCAGCCGATCGCAGTGCTCAAATATCTGCTGCAGATCTGGCCACAGCCGCAGgcgcagcatcagcagctggCACAGCACATGGGCGGCGCAACGGGCTCGATGATGAGCGGCCTGGCCACGGCCGGCAGTATGAGCAACATGGCCGGCGTTGCTTCAG ACAGGTCGGCGCGGCGAGTCAACAGGGCAGCGTGGAAGCAAAGTCAGTGCGTTGCCAGCGGACAGACAGCAACTTctactgcagcagcagcagcagctcatgGCGGCGGGCAACCTCCTGCGCTCGTCCACTTCGGTAACCAACATACTCTCCCAAGGCCATCCTCAGCtctcagccacagccaacaGTCATCTGTATCAATCAGTAGTGGGTCAGTTAGCTCAATCGCATCGAGCCTTGCAACAAGCGGTGCAACAg CCCTATCAATTGGCGGGATCAGTGGGCTCAGCAATTCCCGACCAatcgccactgccacttccagGCACACCCTCCCCAGGCAGTAG